In Citrus sinensis cultivar Valencia sweet orange chromosome 2, DVS_A1.0, whole genome shotgun sequence, a single genomic region encodes these proteins:
- the LOC107175854 gene encoding peroxidase 55-like — protein sequence MINQKEAERLAEENLSLPPFCFDILIKRNQAVEAACPGIVSCAHKLAIAARDAVVLANGPSFNVELGCRDGLNSDRSHVPENIPDPPFDLTQLNPNFARKNLKQFNIIASQEHRLWAYLIAPTLNSVLNNTLRTFSSSTVKQVNHNKCCISFVNDRDLQHW from the exons ATGATTAATCAAAAAGAAGCAGAGAGGCTTGCTGAGGAGAATCTCTCGCTTCCACCATTTTGTTTTGacattttaatcaaaagaAATCAAGCAGTGGAAGCGGCATGCCCTGGCATAGTCTCATGTGCACACAAATTGGCTATTGCTGCCAGAGATGCTGTAGTTCTG GCTAATGGACCTTCATTCAATGTAGAATTGGGATGTCGTGATGGCCTGAACTCCGATAGGTCTCATGTTCCTGAGAATATCCCGGATCCTCCCTTTGATCTCACCCAACTTAACCCCAATTTCGCCAGAAAAAACCTTAAACAATTCAACATAATTGCCTCTCAGGAGCACAGACTATGGGCATATCTAATTGCACCCACTTTAAATAGCGTATTAAATAATACTCTCCGAACATTTAGCTCATCCACTGTGAAACAAGTCAACCACAACAAATGTTGTATTTCATTTGTGAATGATCGTGATCTTCAGCATTGGTAA